A portion of the Perognathus longimembris pacificus isolate PPM17 chromosome 20, ASM2315922v1, whole genome shotgun sequence genome contains these proteins:
- the Cnot3 gene encoding CCR4-NOT transcription complex subunit 3 isoform X1, whose translation MADKRKLQGEIDRCLKKVSEGVEQFEDIWQKLHNAANANQKEKYEADLKKEIKKLQRLRDQIKTWVASNEIKDKRQLIDNRKLIETQMERFKVVERETKTKAYSKEGLGLAQKVDPAQKEKEEVGQWLTNTIDTLNMQVDQFESEVESLSVQTRKKKGDKDQKQDRIEGLKRHIEKHRYHVRMLETILRMLDNDSILVDAIRKIKDDVEYYVDSSQDPDFEENEFLYDDLDLEDIPQALVATSPPSHSHMEDEIFNQSSSTPTSTTSSSPIPPSPANCTTENSEDDKKRGRSTDSEVSQSPAKNGSKSVHSNQHPQSPAVPPTYPSGPPPATAALSTTPGNNGASSPAAPPSALGPKASPAPSHSSGTPAPYAQAVAPPTASGPNTAQPRPPSAQPSGAGGGGGAGSGGSSNSGTGGGSGKQNGATSYSSVVADSPAEVALSSSGGNSASSQALGPPAGPHNPPPSTSKEPSASAPTGAGSVAPGSGNNSGGPSLLVPLPVNAPSSPTPSFSEAKTAGALLNGPPQFSTAPEVKAPEPLSSLKSMAERAAISSGIEDPVPTLHLTERDIILSSTSAPPTSAQPPLQLSEVNIPLSLGVCPLGPVPLTKEQLYQQAMEEAAWHHMPHPSDSERIRQYLPRNPCPTPPYHHQMPPPHSDTVEFYQRLSTETLFFIFYYLEGTKAQYLAAKALKKQSWRFHTKYMMWFQRHEEPKTITDEFEQGTYIYFDYEKWGQRKKEGFTFEYRYLEDRDLQ comes from the exons ATGGCGGACAAGCGCAAACTCCAAG GTGAGATTGATCGCTGCCTCAAGAAGGTGTCCGAGGGCGTGGAGCAGTTTGAAGATATTTGGCAGAAG CTCCACAATGCAGCCAACgcaaaccagaaagaaaagtatGAGGCTGACCTAAAGAAGGAGATTAAGAAGCTACAa CGGCTGAGGGACCAGATCAAGACATGGGTGGCATCCAATGAGATCAAGGACAAGAGGCAGCTCATCGATAACCGCAAGCTCATCGAGACG CAAATGGAACGGTTCAAAGTTGTGGAACGAGAGACCAAGACCAAAGCTTATAGCAaggagggcctgggcctggcgcAGAAGGTGGACCCTGcccagaaggagaaggaagaagttgGCCAGTGGCTCACG AACACCATAGACACCCTAAACATGCAGGTGGACCAGTTTGAGAGTGAGGTGGAATCACTGTCGGTACAGACACGCAAGAAGAAGGGCGACAAGGAT CAGAAGCAGGACCGGATTGAGGGCTTAAAGCGGCACATCGAGAAGCACCGCTACCATGTGCGCATGCTGGAGACCATCCTGCGCATGCTGGACAATGACTCCATCCTTGTCGACGCCATCCGCAAGATCAAGGACGACGTCGAATACTACGTTGACTCGTCCCAGGACCCCGACTTCGAAGAGAACGAGTTCCTCTATGACGACCTGGACCTCGAGGACATTC CACAGGCGCTGGTCGCCACCTCTCCCCCCAGCCACAGCCACATGGAGGATGAGATCTTCAACCAGTCCAGTAGCACgcccacctccaccacctccagcTCCCCCATCCCGCCCAGCCCAGCCAACTGCACCACG gagaacTCTGAAGACGACAAGAAGAGGGGACGGTCCACGGATAGTGAAGTCAGCCAG TCTCCAGCCAAAAATGGCTCCAAGTCTGTCCACAGCAACCAGCACCCCCAGTCCCCAGCTGTGCCACCTACCTACCCCTCTGGCCCCCCGCCTGCCACTGCTGCCTTGAGTACCACCCCCGGCAACAATGGGGCCTCCAGCCCTGCAGCGCCCCCCAGTGCTCTGGGCCCCAAGGCCAGTCCGGCTCCCAGCCACAGCTCGGGGACCCCTGCCCCCTATGCCCAGGCTGTGGCTCCGCCCACTGCCAGTGGCCCCAACactgcccagccccggccccccagCGCCCAGCCAAGTGGGgcaggtggtggaggtggtgccGGGAGTGGAGGCAGCAGCAACAGTGGCACAGGTGGAGGCTCTGGCAAGCAGAATGGCGCCACCA GTTACAGCTCAGTCGTGGCCGACAGCCCTGCGGAGGTAGCCCTCAGCAGCAGCGGGGGCAACAGTGctagcagccaggccctggggcccCCTGCAGGCCCCCACAATCCACCTCCCAGCACCTC CAAGGAGCCCAGTGCATCAGCCCCTACCGGGGCTGGGAGCGTGGCCCCAGGCTCAGGGAACAACTCTGGAGGACCCAGCCTCCTGGTGCCGCTGCCCGTGAATGCCCCCAGCTCGCCAACGCCCAGCTTCAGTGAGGCCAAGACAGCGGGTGCTCTGCTCAATGGTCCTCCACAGTTCAGCACCGCCCCGGAGGTCAAG GCCCCCGAACCTCTGAGTTCCCTCAAGTCCATGGCAGAAAGGGCGGCCATCAGTTCCGGTATCGAGGACCCAGTGCCCACATTACACCTGACGGAGCGAG ACATCATCCTGAGCAGCACGTCAGCGCCGCCCACCTCAGCCCAGCCACCCCTGCAGCTGTCAGAAGTGAACATCCCACTGTCGCTGGGTGTGTGCCCGCTGGGGCCCGTGCCCCTCACCAAGGAGCAGCTATACCAGCAGGCCATGGAGGAGGCTGCCTGGCACCACATGCCCCACCCCTCTGACTCCGAGCGCATCCG GCAGTACCTCCCCCGGAACCCCTGCCCGACGCCCCCCTACCACCACCAGATGCCACCCCCCCACTCGGACACAGTGGAGTTCTACCAGCGCCTGTCAACCGAGACgctcttcttcatcttctacTATCTGGAG GGAACCAAGGCACAGTACCTGGCAGCCAAGGCCCTAAAGAAGCAGTCATGGCGGTTCCACACTAAGTACATGATGTGGTTCCAGAGGCACGAGGAGCCCAAGACCATCACTGATGAGTTTGAGCAG GGCACCTACATCTACTTTGACTACGAGAAGTGGGGCCAGCGGAAGAAGGAAGGCTTCACTTTCGAGTACCGCTACCTGGAGGACAGGGACCTCCAGTGA
- the Cnot3 gene encoding CCR4-NOT transcription complex subunit 3 isoform X2 codes for MADKRKLQGEIDRCLKKVSEGVEQFEDIWQKLHNAANANQKEKYEADLKKEIKKLQRLRDQIKTWVASNEIKDKRQLIDNRKLIETQMERFKVVERETKTKAYSKEGLGLAQKVDPAQKEKEEVGQWLTNTIDTLNMQVDQFESEVESLSVQTRKKKGDKDKQDRIEGLKRHIEKHRYHVRMLETILRMLDNDSILVDAIRKIKDDVEYYVDSSQDPDFEENEFLYDDLDLEDIPQALVATSPPSHSHMEDEIFNQSSSTPTSTTSSSPIPPSPANCTTENSEDDKKRGRSTDSEVSQSPAKNGSKSVHSNQHPQSPAVPPTYPSGPPPATAALSTTPGNNGASSPAAPPSALGPKASPAPSHSSGTPAPYAQAVAPPTASGPNTAQPRPPSAQPSGAGGGGGAGSGGSSNSGTGGGSGKQNGATSYSSVVADSPAEVALSSSGGNSASSQALGPPAGPHNPPPSTSKEPSASAPTGAGSVAPGSGNNSGGPSLLVPLPVNAPSSPTPSFSEAKTAGALLNGPPQFSTAPEVKAPEPLSSLKSMAERAAISSGIEDPVPTLHLTERDIILSSTSAPPTSAQPPLQLSEVNIPLSLGVCPLGPVPLTKEQLYQQAMEEAAWHHMPHPSDSERIRQYLPRNPCPTPPYHHQMPPPHSDTVEFYQRLSTETLFFIFYYLEGTKAQYLAAKALKKQSWRFHTKYMMWFQRHEEPKTITDEFEQGTYIYFDYEKWGQRKKEGFTFEYRYLEDRDLQ; via the exons ATGGCGGACAAGCGCAAACTCCAAG GTGAGATTGATCGCTGCCTCAAGAAGGTGTCCGAGGGCGTGGAGCAGTTTGAAGATATTTGGCAGAAG CTCCACAATGCAGCCAACgcaaaccagaaagaaaagtatGAGGCTGACCTAAAGAAGGAGATTAAGAAGCTACAa CGGCTGAGGGACCAGATCAAGACATGGGTGGCATCCAATGAGATCAAGGACAAGAGGCAGCTCATCGATAACCGCAAGCTCATCGAGACG CAAATGGAACGGTTCAAAGTTGTGGAACGAGAGACCAAGACCAAAGCTTATAGCAaggagggcctgggcctggcgcAGAAGGTGGACCCTGcccagaaggagaaggaagaagttgGCCAGTGGCTCACG AACACCATAGACACCCTAAACATGCAGGTGGACCAGTTTGAGAGTGAGGTGGAATCACTGTCGGTACAGACACGCAAGAAGAAGGGCGACAAGGAT AAGCAGGACCGGATTGAGGGCTTAAAGCGGCACATCGAGAAGCACCGCTACCATGTGCGCATGCTGGAGACCATCCTGCGCATGCTGGACAATGACTCCATCCTTGTCGACGCCATCCGCAAGATCAAGGACGACGTCGAATACTACGTTGACTCGTCCCAGGACCCCGACTTCGAAGAGAACGAGTTCCTCTATGACGACCTGGACCTCGAGGACATTC CACAGGCGCTGGTCGCCACCTCTCCCCCCAGCCACAGCCACATGGAGGATGAGATCTTCAACCAGTCCAGTAGCACgcccacctccaccacctccagcTCCCCCATCCCGCCCAGCCCAGCCAACTGCACCACG gagaacTCTGAAGACGACAAGAAGAGGGGACGGTCCACGGATAGTGAAGTCAGCCAG TCTCCAGCCAAAAATGGCTCCAAGTCTGTCCACAGCAACCAGCACCCCCAGTCCCCAGCTGTGCCACCTACCTACCCCTCTGGCCCCCCGCCTGCCACTGCTGCCTTGAGTACCACCCCCGGCAACAATGGGGCCTCCAGCCCTGCAGCGCCCCCCAGTGCTCTGGGCCCCAAGGCCAGTCCGGCTCCCAGCCACAGCTCGGGGACCCCTGCCCCCTATGCCCAGGCTGTGGCTCCGCCCACTGCCAGTGGCCCCAACactgcccagccccggccccccagCGCCCAGCCAAGTGGGgcaggtggtggaggtggtgccGGGAGTGGAGGCAGCAGCAACAGTGGCACAGGTGGAGGCTCTGGCAAGCAGAATGGCGCCACCA GTTACAGCTCAGTCGTGGCCGACAGCCCTGCGGAGGTAGCCCTCAGCAGCAGCGGGGGCAACAGTGctagcagccaggccctggggcccCCTGCAGGCCCCCACAATCCACCTCCCAGCACCTC CAAGGAGCCCAGTGCATCAGCCCCTACCGGGGCTGGGAGCGTGGCCCCAGGCTCAGGGAACAACTCTGGAGGACCCAGCCTCCTGGTGCCGCTGCCCGTGAATGCCCCCAGCTCGCCAACGCCCAGCTTCAGTGAGGCCAAGACAGCGGGTGCTCTGCTCAATGGTCCTCCACAGTTCAGCACCGCCCCGGAGGTCAAG GCCCCCGAACCTCTGAGTTCCCTCAAGTCCATGGCAGAAAGGGCGGCCATCAGTTCCGGTATCGAGGACCCAGTGCCCACATTACACCTGACGGAGCGAG ACATCATCCTGAGCAGCACGTCAGCGCCGCCCACCTCAGCCCAGCCACCCCTGCAGCTGTCAGAAGTGAACATCCCACTGTCGCTGGGTGTGTGCCCGCTGGGGCCCGTGCCCCTCACCAAGGAGCAGCTATACCAGCAGGCCATGGAGGAGGCTGCCTGGCACCACATGCCCCACCCCTCTGACTCCGAGCGCATCCG GCAGTACCTCCCCCGGAACCCCTGCCCGACGCCCCCCTACCACCACCAGATGCCACCCCCCCACTCGGACACAGTGGAGTTCTACCAGCGCCTGTCAACCGAGACgctcttcttcatcttctacTATCTGGAG GGAACCAAGGCACAGTACCTGGCAGCCAAGGCCCTAAAGAAGCAGTCATGGCGGTTCCACACTAAGTACATGATGTGGTTCCAGAGGCACGAGGAGCCCAAGACCATCACTGATGAGTTTGAGCAG GGCACCTACATCTACTTTGACTACGAGAAGTGGGGCCAGCGGAAGAAGGAAGGCTTCACTTTCGAGTACCGCTACCTGGAGGACAGGGACCTCCAGTGA
- the Leng1 gene encoding leukocyte receptor cluster member 1: MNILPKKSWHVRNKDNVARVRRDEAQAREEEKERERRVLLAQQEARTEFLRKKARSHSTLPELEAAEAGVRSSGPVDLFRELLEEGKGVTRGNKEYEEEKRQEKERQEKALGILTYLGQSAAEAQTQPPWYQLPPRQKDPPPGPAPDEKTKSHLDPLREMEKHLGKKRKRSTEEHHPAREKEESGKQRPREPPTLDQLRAERLRREATERARAEALLARLQGRAPQGEPEEEETDDRRRRYNSQFNPQLARRPRRQDPPLAR, from the exons ATGAATATCTTACCCAAGAAGAGCTGGCACGTCCGGAATAAGGACAATGTCGCTCGCGTGCGGCGTGACGAGGCCCAGgccagagaggaggaaaaggagcgtGAGCGGAGAGTGCTACTCGCTCAACAAGAG GCCCGCACTGAATTCCTACGGAAGAAAGCCAGGAGTCACAGCACACTGCCTGAACTTGAAGCTGCAGAGGCAGGAGTTCGAAGTTCTGGCCCTGTGGACCTGTTCCGGGAGCTgctggaagaagggaaaggggtgACCAGAGGCAATAAGGAGTATGAGGAAGAAAAGCGACAAGAGAAA GAGAGGCAAGAGAAAGCACTGGGCATCCTGACGTACCTGGGCCAGAGTGCAGCAGAGGCCCAGACTCAACCCCCTTGGTACCAGCTCCCCCCAAGGCAAAAGGACCCCCCGCCTGGCCCAGCCCCAGATGAGAAGACCAAGAGCCATCTAGACCCCTTACGGGAGATGGAGAAGCAtctgggaaagaagaggaagcGCAGCACAGAAGAACACCATCCtgccagagagaaggaagagtcTGGGAAACAACGCCCCAGAGA gcccccaaCCCTGGACCAGCTTCGGGCTGAGCGTCTTCGGAGGGAAGCAACGGAAAGAGCACGGGCAGAGGCCTTGCTGGCCCGGCTCCAAGGCCGGGCACCCCAGGGTGAgccagaggaggaagagacagaTGACCGACGCCGGCGGTACAACTCCCAGTTCAACCCCCAGCTGGCCAGGCGCCCCCGACGGCAGGACCCCCCTCTTGCTCGCTGa
- the Tmc4 gene encoding transmembrane channel-like protein 4 isoform X1, with protein sequence MEENPAWYSEAWVPPAGWTAPLGARGGRALSSVLNELPSAATLRYRGPGVLPWGALEEENDGGRNPQPFPEVTPLQPQDPHPSRELPWPMQARRTHRKGQAKDQAAYTSGSRAAHWARLLSRSKEKMKEGMQNLQPWAWTLKKIGGQFGGGTASYFSLLRFLVLLNVVASVFEVCMKLLPTWLEGAPPGPPGHTASSCGSYSPHTQGLVTFPTQIFNLLSGEGYLEWSPLFYGFYPPRPTLALTYLCSVFASGLICLLLILRRSVSGLRQTLLAESEALTSYSHRVFSAWDFGLCGDENVRLRQRNIRYELQVELEEAAVRCQAAGRTLGQWVKVWSVRLLLNLLVLALLGAAFYGVYWATGAAAELKETSLVQQTPLLKLVVDYLPSIFISGVNFILPPVFKLMAPLEGYTQSHQIILILLRTVTLRFASLLFLLISLWNQITCGGNSEAEACQTCGYNYKELPCWETKLGQEMYKLLLFDLLTGLAVMLLIQFPRKILCGLCPGALGRLAGTQEFQVPDEVLGLLYAQTVVWVGSFFCPLLPLLNTAKFLLLFCLKKLTLFSTCSPASRTFRASTANLFFPLVLLLGLAISAVTVLYSIFLIPPSKLCGPFRGKSSIWVHIPESIENLPQTAQNFLFFLGSQAFAVPFLLLSSILMTCTVALANSYGRLISEFKRQIEREAQNKVFLAQRAVALSSANGAL encoded by the exons ATGGAGGAGAACCCTGCCTGGTATTCAGAAGCCTGGGTCCCCCCTGCAGGGTGGACAGCCCCCCTGGGGGCCAGAGGAG GCCGGGCCCTGTCCTCTGTGCTGAATGAGCTCCCCAGTGCTGCCACCCTCCGGTACCGTGGTCCCGGTGTGCTACCTTGGGGAGCACTggaagaggagaatgatggaggaaGGAACCCCCAGCCCTTTCCAGAAGTCACCCCATTGCAGCCTCAGGATCCTCACCCCTCCCGGGAACTGCCCTGGCCCATGCAGGCAAGAAGGACTCACAG GAAGGGCCAGGCCAAAGACCAAGCAGCATACACCTCTGGGTCTAGGGCTGCCCACTGGGCCCGGCTGCTTTCCAGGTCtaaggaaaagatgaaggaaggaatgcAAAACTTGCAGCCCTGGGCATGGACACTGAAGAAGATTGGGG GACAGTTTGGTGGTGGCACCGCCTCCTACTTCTCCCTTCTGCGTTTCCTGGTGCTACTTAACGTGGTGGCATCTGTGTTCGAAGTCTGCATGAAGTTGCTGCCCACCTGGTTGGAAGGGGCTCCCCCAGGACCCCCTGGCCATACGGCCTCATCCTGTGGCTCTTACAGCCCCCACACCCAGGGTCTGGTCACTTTTCCCACCCAGATCTTCAACTTGCTCTCTGGAGAG GGCTATCTGGAATGGTCCCCTCTCTTTTACGGGTTCTATCCTCCTCGTCCTACCCTGGCGCTCACCTACCTGTGCTCCGTCTTTGCCTCTGGCCTCATCTGCCTGCTGCTCATCCTGCGCCG ctcCGTGTCCGGGCTGAGGCAGACGTTGTTGGCCGAGTCTGAGGCTCTGACCAGCTACAGCCACCGGGTGTTCTCAGCCTGGGACTTCGGCCTCTGTGGGGACGAGAACGTGCGGCTGCGCCAGCGCAACATCCGCTATGAACTGCAG GTGGAGCTGGAGGAAGCAGCGGTCCGGTGCCAGGCTGCGGGGCGGACGCTGGGCCAGTGGGTCAAGGTGTGGTCGGTGCGGTTGCTGCTCAACCTGCTAGTGTTGGCGCTCCTGGGGGCGGCCTTCTACGGCGTCTACTGGGCCACGGGCGCCGCTGCGGAGCTGAAG GAGACATCCCTTGTTCAACAGACGCCACTGTTAAAGCTTGTGGTGGATTACCTCCCATCCATCTTCATTTCTGGGGTCAACTTCATTCTACCGCCCGTGTTCAAGCTCATGGCCCCGCTGGAGGGCTACACCCAGAGCCATCAGATCATACTCATCCTGCTCAG GACTGTGACTCTGCGCTTCGCCTCCCTGCTGTTCCTGCTCATCTCTCTCTGGAATCAGATCACTTGTGGGGGTAACTCCGAGGCAGAGGCATGCCAGACCTGTGGCTACAATTACAAGGAACTTCCA TGCTGGGAGACTAAGCTGGGCCAGGAGATGTACAAACTCCTGCTCTTTGATTTGTTGACTGGCCTGGCTGTCATGCTGCTCATCCAGTTTCCTCGGAA AATACTCTGTGGCCTCTGTCCTGGGGCCCTGGGGCGACTGGCGGGGACTCAGGAGTTCCAGGTTCCTGACGAGGTGCTGGGCCTCCTATATGCACAGACCGTGGTCTGGGTGGGGAGCTTCTTCTGCCCTTTACTGCCTCTGCTCAACACAGCCAAGTTTCTGCTGCTTTTCTGTCTGAAGAAG CTCACCCTCTTCTCCACCTGCTCCCCGGCTTCCCGCACCTTCCGGGCCTCTACAGCAAATCTGTTTTTCCCCCTGGTCCTGCTCCTGGGCCTGGCCATCTCTGCAGTTACTGTGCTTTACAGCATCTTTCT gaTCCCACCTTCTAAACTGTGTGGCCCGTTCCGGGGGAAGTCATCCATCTGGGTCCACATTCCCGAGTCCATTGAAAACCTCCCTCAGACAGCCcagaacttccttttctttttgggttCCCAGGCTTTTGCTGTGCCCTTTCTGCTACTCTCCAG CATACTGATGACGTGTACTGTGGCTCTGGCTAACTCCTATGGGCGCCTCATCTCCGAATTTAAACGTCAGATAGAGAGA GAAGCACAGAACAAAGTCTTTCTGGCACAGCGAGCTGTGGCTCTGAGCTCGGCCAATGGGGCCCTTTGA
- the Tmc4 gene encoding transmembrane channel-like protein 4 isoform X2 produces MEENPAWYSEAWVPPAGWTAPLGARGGRALSSVLNELPSAATLRYRGPGVLPWGALEEENDGGRNPQPFPEVTPLQPQDPHPSRELPWPMQARRTHRKGQAKDQAAYTSGSRAAHWARLLSRSKEKMKEGMQNLQPWAWTLKKIGGQFGGGTASYFSLLRFLVLLNVVASVFEVCMKLLPTWLEGAPPGPPGHTASSCGSYSPHTQGLVTFPTQIFNLLSGEGYLEWSPLFYGFYPPRPTLALTYLCSVFASGLICLLLILRRSVSGLRQTLLAESEALTSYSHRVFSAWDFGLCGDENVRLRQRNIRYELQETSLVQQTPLLKLVVDYLPSIFISGVNFILPPVFKLMAPLEGYTQSHQIILILLRTVTLRFASLLFLLISLWNQITCGGNSEAEACQTCGYNYKELPCWETKLGQEMYKLLLFDLLTGLAVMLLIQFPRKILCGLCPGALGRLAGTQEFQVPDEVLGLLYAQTVVWVGSFFCPLLPLLNTAKFLLLFCLKKLTLFSTCSPASRTFRASTANLFFPLVLLLGLAISAVTVLYSIFLIPPSKLCGPFRGKSSIWVHIPESIENLPQTAQNFLFFLGSQAFAVPFLLLSSILMTCTVALANSYGRLISEFKRQIEREAQNKVFLAQRAVALSSANGAL; encoded by the exons ATGGAGGAGAACCCTGCCTGGTATTCAGAAGCCTGGGTCCCCCCTGCAGGGTGGACAGCCCCCCTGGGGGCCAGAGGAG GCCGGGCCCTGTCCTCTGTGCTGAATGAGCTCCCCAGTGCTGCCACCCTCCGGTACCGTGGTCCCGGTGTGCTACCTTGGGGAGCACTggaagaggagaatgatggaggaaGGAACCCCCAGCCCTTTCCAGAAGTCACCCCATTGCAGCCTCAGGATCCTCACCCCTCCCGGGAACTGCCCTGGCCCATGCAGGCAAGAAGGACTCACAG GAAGGGCCAGGCCAAAGACCAAGCAGCATACACCTCTGGGTCTAGGGCTGCCCACTGGGCCCGGCTGCTTTCCAGGTCtaaggaaaagatgaaggaaggaatgcAAAACTTGCAGCCCTGGGCATGGACACTGAAGAAGATTGGGG GACAGTTTGGTGGTGGCACCGCCTCCTACTTCTCCCTTCTGCGTTTCCTGGTGCTACTTAACGTGGTGGCATCTGTGTTCGAAGTCTGCATGAAGTTGCTGCCCACCTGGTTGGAAGGGGCTCCCCCAGGACCCCCTGGCCATACGGCCTCATCCTGTGGCTCTTACAGCCCCCACACCCAGGGTCTGGTCACTTTTCCCACCCAGATCTTCAACTTGCTCTCTGGAGAG GGCTATCTGGAATGGTCCCCTCTCTTTTACGGGTTCTATCCTCCTCGTCCTACCCTGGCGCTCACCTACCTGTGCTCCGTCTTTGCCTCTGGCCTCATCTGCCTGCTGCTCATCCTGCGCCG ctcCGTGTCCGGGCTGAGGCAGACGTTGTTGGCCGAGTCTGAGGCTCTGACCAGCTACAGCCACCGGGTGTTCTCAGCCTGGGACTTCGGCCTCTGTGGGGACGAGAACGTGCGGCTGCGCCAGCGCAACATCCGCTATGAACTGCAG GAGACATCCCTTGTTCAACAGACGCCACTGTTAAAGCTTGTGGTGGATTACCTCCCATCCATCTTCATTTCTGGGGTCAACTTCATTCTACCGCCCGTGTTCAAGCTCATGGCCCCGCTGGAGGGCTACACCCAGAGCCATCAGATCATACTCATCCTGCTCAG GACTGTGACTCTGCGCTTCGCCTCCCTGCTGTTCCTGCTCATCTCTCTCTGGAATCAGATCACTTGTGGGGGTAACTCCGAGGCAGAGGCATGCCAGACCTGTGGCTACAATTACAAGGAACTTCCA TGCTGGGAGACTAAGCTGGGCCAGGAGATGTACAAACTCCTGCTCTTTGATTTGTTGACTGGCCTGGCTGTCATGCTGCTCATCCAGTTTCCTCGGAA AATACTCTGTGGCCTCTGTCCTGGGGCCCTGGGGCGACTGGCGGGGACTCAGGAGTTCCAGGTTCCTGACGAGGTGCTGGGCCTCCTATATGCACAGACCGTGGTCTGGGTGGGGAGCTTCTTCTGCCCTTTACTGCCTCTGCTCAACACAGCCAAGTTTCTGCTGCTTTTCTGTCTGAAGAAG CTCACCCTCTTCTCCACCTGCTCCCCGGCTTCCCGCACCTTCCGGGCCTCTACAGCAAATCTGTTTTTCCCCCTGGTCCTGCTCCTGGGCCTGGCCATCTCTGCAGTTACTGTGCTTTACAGCATCTTTCT gaTCCCACCTTCTAAACTGTGTGGCCCGTTCCGGGGGAAGTCATCCATCTGGGTCCACATTCCCGAGTCCATTGAAAACCTCCCTCAGACAGCCcagaacttccttttctttttgggttCCCAGGCTTTTGCTGTGCCCTTTCTGCTACTCTCCAG CATACTGATGACGTGTACTGTGGCTCTGGCTAACTCCTATGGGCGCCTCATCTCCGAATTTAAACGTCAGATAGAGAGA GAAGCACAGAACAAAGTCTTTCTGGCACAGCGAGCTGTGGCTCTGAGCTCGGCCAATGGGGCCCTTTGA